The region GGACAAGAGTATCTATCTTTCTTCAGAAGCTTTTGCCGGAGGCAAAATGGAGTTGAAGGCATCTGTCAGGCATCACGTATCAATACGATTCAGGCGGTCAAACTAAGGCGTAAAAAACGGCACTGCACGCAAAACGCTACGCACGGCAATTCCTCAATATACTACCCGATATCGAGCAGCAATGCGCGGTGGTCGGAGACCTCGGGTGCCTTGACCACCTCGAACCTGGCAATGTTCACCCCCGGTGTCACCAGCATGTAGTCCGCAAAGCGGCCCTGCTTCAGATAGTAGGAGGTGCGCGTGTCTACAAGGCTGTTGCTGGTGACGAGATCGGAAAGTCCCAATCTGGCGAGAATCGGAAAGGTCGTGCTGTCGGGCAATATGTTGAAATCGCCGCAGACAACGAGCCCTTCGTTGCCCGGCCAGATGCGCTCGACGAGCGCAACCAATGCTGCGGCCTGCTCTTCACGCGCCGGCGTGTCGCTCTTGCCGGTGGGATCCCGCAGGCCATGCATGTGGGCGATGGTCAGGCTGGAGGCGAGCTCATGGCTGAAGACACGGATGCAAT is a window of Rhizobium sp. N324 DNA encoding:
- a CDS encoding endonuclease/exonuclease/phosphatase family protein, with the translated sequence MRIISLNAWGGRLYEPLIDYVSQADADVLCLQEVLRAPGADEGWSIYRDAGLELPQRANLFAEIGAALPGHDGFFCPTSRGELFNGETAIAAEFGLATFVRKSHSVIAQGLDFVHGSFSTNGWGEHPRPRNAHCIRVFSHELASSLTIAHMHGLRDPTGKSDTPAREEQAAALVALVERIWPGNEGLVVCGDFNILPDSTTFPILARLGLSDLVTSNSLVDTRTSYYLKQGRFADYMLVTPGVNIARFEVVKAPEVSDHRALLLDIG